A genomic segment from Frateuria edaphi encodes:
- the apaG gene encoding Co2+/Mg2+ efflux protein ApaG, with translation MNPKASYTIDVQVETRFVPDQSKPHDNRYVFAYTVTLHNAGDMPARLLTRHWVITDANGKVEEVRGEGVVGDQPWMRPGDRYQYSSGAVLDTAVGTMRGSYQMLADDGTRFETPIPPFTLSIPRTLH, from the coding sequence ATGAATCCCAAAGCTTCCTACACGATCGACGTGCAGGTCGAAACCCGTTTCGTCCCCGACCAGTCCAAGCCGCACGACAACCGCTACGTGTTCGCCTACACCGTGACGCTGCACAACGCCGGCGACATGCCCGCGCGGCTGCTCACCCGCCACTGGGTGATCACCGACGCCAACGGCAAGGTGGAAGAAGTGCGCGGCGAGGGCGTGGTCGGCGACCAGCCGTGGATGCGGCCGGGCGACCGCTACCAGTACAGTTCCGGTGCCGTGCTGGACACCGCCGTCGGCACGATGCGCGGCAGCTACCAGATGCTCGCCGACGACGGCACGCGCTTCGAGACGCCGATTCCCCCGTTCACGCTGTCCATACCGCGCACCCTGCACTGA
- a CDS encoding peptidylprolyl isomerase: MKQPTALLLLALAAATVLPVQAQLLPQAQGQGDASASGTQPLDRIIAVVDDSVILQSELDEAMRSVKQQYASNPGQLPPEDVLKRQVLDRLVLMKLQVAKAADQGIRVSDSDIDQAVAAVAQQNHLTPEQLQQAVEQSGQGFAAFRTQLGDQLMVQRLHESVVRDSVNITDSEINNLLNSPTYKAGEVHLAHIQVSIPAGGSADDIAAAQAKAQEALDAIKGGMDFNAAAIRYSDAQDALEGGDLGWRKMDEIPPAFADTISGMKPGQVSAALRGPTGFHILKLVDQREPSRQVVTEYHARQILIRPSELVTPEQAQQKAQDLYNRIVNKHEDFAKLAKENSKDPTTANAGGDMGWFQRDQWGGTIAQQLSQLKDGEVSQPFQSEAGWHILQLEGTRKSDVTEESERNQARQAIGNRKAEQAYEDFLRQLRSDAYVNILVPELKDPDARDKS; encoded by the coding sequence ATGAAGCAACCCACCGCGCTGCTCCTCCTCGCGCTCGCCGCGGCCACCGTCCTGCCCGTCCAGGCCCAGCTGCTGCCCCAGGCCCAGGGCCAGGGCGACGCCTCGGCCTCGGGCACGCAGCCGCTCGACCGCATCATCGCGGTGGTCGACGACAGCGTGATCCTGCAGAGCGAACTGGATGAGGCCATGCGCTCGGTCAAGCAGCAGTACGCCAGCAACCCCGGCCAGCTCCCGCCGGAGGACGTGCTCAAGCGCCAGGTGCTCGACCGCCTGGTGCTGATGAAACTGCAGGTGGCCAAGGCCGCCGACCAGGGCATCCGCGTGTCGGATTCGGACATCGACCAGGCCGTCGCCGCGGTCGCCCAGCAGAACCACCTGACGCCAGAGCAGTTGCAGCAGGCGGTCGAGCAGAGCGGGCAGGGTTTTGCCGCCTTCCGCACCCAGCTGGGCGACCAGCTCATGGTCCAGCGCCTGCACGAGAGCGTGGTGCGCGATTCGGTCAACATCACCGACAGCGAAATCAACAACCTGCTCAACAGCCCCACCTACAAGGCGGGTGAAGTGCATCTGGCGCACATCCAGGTCTCGATTCCGGCCGGCGGCAGTGCGGACGACATCGCCGCGGCGCAGGCCAAGGCACAGGAGGCGCTCGATGCGATCAAGGGCGGCATGGACTTCAACGCCGCGGCGATCCGCTACTCCGACGCTCAGGACGCGCTCGAAGGCGGCGACCTCGGCTGGCGCAAGATGGACGAGATCCCGCCGGCTTTCGCCGACACCATCTCCGGCATGAAGCCTGGCCAGGTCAGCGCGGCGCTGCGCGGCCCCACCGGCTTCCACATCCTCAAGCTGGTCGACCAGCGCGAGCCCAGCCGGCAGGTGGTCACCGAGTACCACGCCCGCCAGATCCTGATCCGCCCGAGCGAGCTGGTGACGCCCGAGCAGGCGCAGCAGAAGGCGCAGGACCTGTACAACCGCATCGTCAACAAGCATGAGGACTTCGCCAAGCTGGCGAAGGAGAACTCCAAGGACCCGACCACCGCCAATGCCGGCGGCGACATGGGCTGGTTCCAGCGCGACCAGTGGGGCGGCACGATCGCCCAGCAGCTCTCCCAGCTCAAGGACGGCGAGGTTTCCCAGCCATTCCAGAGCGAGGCCGGCTGGCACATCCTGCAGCTGGAAGGCACGCGCAAGAGCGACGTGACCGAGGAGAGCGAGCGCAACCAGGCGCGCCAGGCGATCGGCAACCGCAAGGCCGAGCAGGCCTATGAGGATTTCCTGCGGCAGCTGCGCTCGGATGCCTACGTCAACATCCTGGTGCCGGAGCTCAAGGATCCCGACGCGCGGGACAAGAGCTGA
- the pdxA gene encoding 4-hydroxythreonine-4-phosphate dehydrogenase PdxA, with protein sequence MNAGLPRLALTAGEPAGVGPELLVRLASTPLAAGLVAITDRDLLRRAAARCGVPLELHEDDGQLHAHVPGSLRVQHVPLVVEEHPGKPDPRNARHVLTTLAEAADGCLAGSYAAVVTAPLQKASINEAGIPFSGHTEFFAHRAGADVVMMLASPELRVALATTHLPLGAVPAAITGETLARTLRIMHGELKARFGIPAPRIAVLGLNPHAGEGGHLGREELDVIEPTLARLRDLGMHLLGPLPADTAFVPAQRGRYDAVLAMYHDQALPVLKSEAFDRTVNITLGLPFIRTSVDHGTALDLAGTGRADPSSLIAAARMAVELASRSGSPG encoded by the coding sequence TTGAACGCCGGCCTGCCCCGACTGGCGCTGACCGCCGGGGAACCGGCCGGCGTCGGCCCCGAACTGCTTGTCCGGCTCGCATCGACGCCGCTCGCGGCCGGACTGGTCGCCATCACCGACCGCGACCTGTTGCGCCGCGCTGCAGCGCGTTGCGGCGTACCGCTGGAACTGCATGAAGACGACGGCCAATTGCATGCGCACGTGCCGGGCAGCCTGCGCGTCCAGCATGTGCCGCTGGTGGTGGAGGAGCACCCCGGCAAGCCCGATCCACGCAATGCGCGCCACGTCCTGACCACGCTAGCGGAGGCCGCGGATGGCTGCCTGGCCGGCAGCTATGCGGCGGTGGTCACGGCGCCGTTGCAGAAGGCGTCGATCAACGAGGCCGGCATCCCCTTCAGCGGTCATACCGAGTTCTTCGCCCATCGCGCCGGCGCGGACGTGGTGATGATGCTGGCCAGTCCTGAGCTACGGGTTGCGCTGGCCACCACGCATTTGCCGCTGGGCGCAGTGCCCGCGGCGATCACCGGCGAGACGCTGGCGCGCACGCTGCGCATCATGCACGGCGAACTCAAGGCCAGGTTCGGCATTCCCGCTCCACGCATCGCGGTACTCGGTCTCAATCCGCATGCCGGCGAGGGCGGTCACCTCGGCCGCGAGGAGCTGGACGTGATCGAGCCCACGCTGGCGCGGCTTCGCGACCTGGGCATGCACTTGCTTGGCCCGTTGCCGGCGGATACCGCCTTCGTACCGGCGCAGCGGGGACGCTACGACGCCGTGCTGGCGATGTACCACGACCAGGCGCTGCCCGTACTCAAGAGCGAAGCCTTCGATCGCACCGTCAACATTACCCTCGGCCTGCCTTTCATCCGCACCTCGGTCGATCACGGCACCGCGCTGGACCTGGCCGGCACCGGCCGCGCGGATCCGTCCAGCCTGATCGCCGCCGCCCGGATGGCGGTGGAGCTGGCCAGCCGCTCCGGCTCTCCGGGGTAA
- a CDS encoding LPS-assembly protein LptD → MTLSHTIPRALPPRRLLAVAAALALFGGPVEAQTAAPEAAAPAAPASAAGVSSCPLGAFHCPARPESFALCRPNALLEFYDPTLPRDAALRETSDTVVDAAHVDSSNRAVYRLSGNVRIERADQLLRGDRIDYNDTTTDYDAQGNVRYQEAGELLSADRLRGNTQANRGVAENVRYQLLQSRGNGTAARGELLDAQRSRYNLVSYSTCDVGHHLWEVRAKSLEIDKSTGVGKAHGATMRFADVPFLYLPYFTFPVDNRRKSGFLYPTFGSSNRSGTMFAIPYYLNLAPNYDATIEPRIYTQRGAMLAGEFRYLVPDTRGQLNFQYLPNDRGDNSSEDEPTKGTDRWWLNYTNVTRLGGPWNFSTSINRVSDRSYLRDFGNDLYTTSVGILSSSGYLHGNGDWWNASFGATSYQNADPYLPDTVLQYKRWPTATLGLNIPINRWLEFGADTEATAFRKDERIEGDRLDLYPYLAADFRGAAWFVRPKLAYRYTAYQLDGNYRDYGYNGPLPSTLVSPFDDRTPSRALPIASLDTGLIFERPTSLFGTSYRQTLEPRLYYLYVPYRNQDDLPVFDSRRMSFDYWQLFSPNQFSGADRQMNANNLTAALTTRLLDDDGVERVSASIGQIHYFAPQRVQLPNSTITTAAPTDWTRSDYVAQLGVQLNDRWRLNSAYQWSPNSRQTDLGTLELQRRVGADGIFNFSYRFRRNLVEQYDASAIYPISERWRLLGRWVYSVRDNRTVEALAGVEYDSCCVAVRMVGRHYVITQGPLINRGNSNNALMFELVFKGLGAFNGQTEDVLRRGILGYQ, encoded by the coding sequence GTGACGCTGAGCCACACGATCCCGCGCGCTTTGCCCCCACGCCGCCTGCTGGCGGTCGCCGCAGCCCTCGCCCTGTTCGGCGGCCCGGTCGAGGCCCAGACCGCGGCACCCGAGGCGGCGGCTCCCGCCGCGCCAGCCAGCGCCGCCGGGGTATCGAGCTGCCCGCTGGGTGCGTTCCACTGTCCGGCGCGCCCGGAAAGCTTCGCGCTGTGCCGGCCCAACGCCCTGCTGGAGTTCTACGATCCAACGCTCCCGCGCGACGCCGCGCTGCGCGAGACCTCCGACACGGTCGTCGACGCCGCCCACGTGGACAGCTCCAACCGCGCGGTTTACCGGCTTTCGGGCAACGTGCGCATCGAGCGCGCCGACCAGCTGCTGCGTGGCGACCGGATCGACTACAACGACACCACCACCGACTACGACGCGCAGGGCAACGTGCGCTACCAGGAAGCCGGTGAGCTGCTCAGCGCCGACCGCCTGCGCGGCAACACCCAGGCCAACCGCGGCGTGGCCGAGAACGTGCGCTACCAGCTGCTGCAGTCGCGCGGCAATGGCACCGCCGCGCGCGGTGAACTGCTCGACGCCCAGCGCAGCCGCTACAACCTGGTGAGCTATTCGACCTGCGATGTCGGCCACCATCTCTGGGAAGTGCGCGCAAAGAGCCTGGAGATCGACAAGTCCACCGGCGTGGGCAAGGCGCACGGCGCGACCATGCGCTTCGCCGATGTGCCGTTCCTGTACCTGCCCTACTTCACCTTTCCGGTCGACAACCGGCGCAAGAGCGGCTTCCTGTACCCGACCTTCGGCAGTTCGAACCGGTCGGGGACGATGTTCGCCATCCCCTACTACCTGAACCTGGCGCCGAACTACGACGCCACGATCGAGCCGCGCATTTATACCCAACGCGGTGCGATGCTGGCCGGCGAGTTCCGCTACCTGGTTCCGGACACGCGCGGACAGCTCAACTTCCAGTACCTCCCCAACGACCGCGGGGACAATAGCTCTGAGGATGAACCGACCAAGGGCACGGACCGCTGGTGGCTCAATTACACCAACGTCACGCGCCTGGGCGGGCCGTGGAACTTCAGCACCTCGATCAACCGCGTATCCGACCGCAGCTATTTGCGCGACTTCGGCAACGACCTGTACACGACCTCGGTAGGCATTCTCAGCTCCAGCGGCTACCTCCATGGCAACGGCGACTGGTGGAACGCCTCTTTCGGCGCCACCAGCTACCAGAACGCCGACCCTTACCTTCCGGACACCGTGTTGCAGTACAAGCGCTGGCCGACCGCGACTCTTGGACTGAACATCCCGATCAACCGCTGGCTCGAGTTCGGTGCCGACACTGAAGCGACCGCGTTCCGCAAGGACGAGCGCATCGAGGGCGACCGCCTCGACCTCTACCCGTATCTCGCCGCCGATTTCCGCGGTGCCGCATGGTTCGTGCGGCCGAAGCTTGCCTACCGCTACACGGCTTACCAGCTCGATGGCAATTACCGCGACTACGGCTACAACGGTCCCCTTCCCAGCACCCTGGTGTCTCCCTTCGATGACCGAACACCCAGCCGCGCGCTGCCGATCGCAAGCCTCGATACCGGCTTGATTTTCGAACGCCCGACCTCGCTGTTTGGCACGTCTTACAGGCAGACGCTGGAGCCACGGCTGTATTACCTCTACGTGCCCTACCGCAACCAGGACGACCTGCCCGTGTTCGACTCGCGTCGGATGTCGTTCGACTACTGGCAGCTGTTCTCGCCCAACCAGTTCTCCGGCGCCGACCGCCAGATGAACGCCAACAACCTCACCGCGGCGCTGACCACCCGGTTGCTGGACGACGACGGCGTCGAGCGGGTGTCGGCCAGCATTGGCCAGATCCACTACTTCGCGCCGCAGCGGGTGCAGTTGCCAAATAGCACGATCACCACCGCCGCGCCGACCGACTGGACGCGTTCGGACTACGTGGCCCAGCTGGGCGTGCAGTTGAACGATCGCTGGCGTCTCAACAGCGCCTACCAGTGGAGCCCGAACTCCCGCCAGACCGACCTGGGCACGCTGGAGCTGCAACGGCGCGTCGGTGCCGACGGTATCTTCAACTTCTCCTACCGCTTCCGCCGCAACCTGGTGGAGCAGTACGACGCCTCGGCGATCTACCCGATTTCCGAGCGCTGGCGCCTGCTCGGGCGCTGGGTGTACTCGGTGCGCGACAACCGCACGGTCGAGGCCCTGGCTGGGGTGGAGTACGACAGTTGTTGCGTCGCGGTACGGATGGTCGGGCGCCACTACGTCATCACCCAGGGCCCGCTCATCAACCGCGGCAACAGCAACAACGCGCTGATGTTCGAGCTGGTCTTCAAGGGCCTGGGCGCCTTCAACGGCCAGACGGAAGATGTGCTGCGGCGTGGTATTCTTGGCTATCAGTAA
- a CDS encoding symmetrical bis(5'-nucleosyl)-tetraphosphatase yields the protein MATYAIGDVQGCYPELSRLLDKLRFDPADDQLWFCGDLVNRGGESLQVLRMLHGLRENVVVTLGNHDLSLLAIAQRKPDAQSRVNPELREVLFADDAPVLFEWLRNQKLMHYDEVSGWGMVHAGLAPSWTLRQALRAAQEVERELSSPRHPRLLRNLFGNRPAAWSSRLQGIERFRASINTMTRMRYCDVNGRIDFEAKGIPGSQKPGLYPWFAVPGMRRREGRMVCGHWSALGRFAGLGVYAIDTGCVWGGQLTALRLDQEEPQYITVNAEPHRKRPPGGGD from the coding sequence ATGGCGACATATGCAATCGGCGACGTGCAAGGCTGTTACCCGGAGCTGTCGCGCCTGCTCGACAAGTTGCGGTTCGACCCTGCCGATGACCAGTTGTGGTTCTGCGGCGATTTGGTCAACCGGGGCGGCGAATCGCTGCAGGTGCTGCGGATGCTTCACGGCCTGCGCGAGAACGTGGTGGTCACGCTGGGCAACCACGACCTGAGCCTGCTGGCGATCGCACAGCGCAAGCCGGACGCGCAGTCGCGGGTCAATCCTGAGCTGCGGGAGGTACTGTTCGCCGACGACGCGCCGGTACTTTTCGAGTGGCTGCGCAACCAGAAGTTGATGCACTACGACGAAGTATCGGGATGGGGCATGGTGCACGCCGGGTTGGCCCCGTCGTGGACGCTGCGCCAGGCGTTGCGCGCGGCGCAGGAAGTGGAGCGCGAGCTGTCCAGCCCGCGCCACCCGCGATTGCTGCGCAACCTGTTCGGCAACCGCCCGGCCGCCTGGTCGAGCCGGCTGCAGGGGATCGAGCGTTTCCGCGCGTCGATCAACACCATGACGCGCATGCGCTACTGCGACGTCAACGGACGGATCGACTTCGAGGCCAAGGGCATCCCGGGTTCGCAGAAGCCCGGGCTGTATCCGTGGTTCGCCGTGCCGGGCATGCGCCGGCGCGAAGGCAGGATGGTCTGCGGGCACTGGTCCGCGCTCGGCCGCTTCGCCGGCCTGGGCGTGTACGCGATCGACACCGGCTGCGTATGGGGCGGCCAGCTGACTGCGCTGCGGCTGGACCAGGAAGAACCGCAGTACATCACGGTCAATGCGGAGCCGCATCGCAAGCGGCCGCCTGGCGGCGGGGACTGA
- a CDS encoding cob(I)yrinic acid a,c-diamide adenosyltransferase, whose protein sequence is MGNRLSKIYTRTGDDGSTGLGDGSRVPKDSARVAAYGTVDELNSTIGMVLACPDVPAEVHEALTQVQHELFDLGGELCIPGMAMVQDADITRLESVLDGFNEPLPPLKEFILPGGGMAAACCHLARTVCRRAEREVISLARVEAVRPQAQRYLNRLSDLLFVICRVLARAGGHGEVIWQHERRPRG, encoded by the coding sequence ATGGGCAACCGCCTGTCGAAGATCTACACGCGCACGGGCGACGATGGCAGCACCGGCCTGGGCGATGGTTCACGCGTGCCGAAGGACTCGGCCCGCGTGGCCGCCTACGGCACAGTGGACGAACTCAACAGCACGATCGGGATGGTGCTCGCCTGCCCGGACGTGCCGGCCGAGGTGCACGAGGCGCTGACCCAGGTCCAGCACGAGCTGTTCGACCTTGGCGGCGAGCTGTGCATCCCCGGCATGGCCATGGTCCAGGATGCCGACATCACGCGGCTGGAATCGGTACTGGACGGCTTCAACGAACCGCTGCCGCCGCTGAAGGAGTTCATCCTGCCCGGCGGCGGCATGGCGGCGGCCTGTTGCCATCTGGCGCGCACGGTGTGCCGCCGCGCCGAGCGCGAGGTGATCTCGCTGGCGCGCGTCGAAGCGGTGCGGCCGCAGGCACAGCGCTACCTCAATCGGCTGTCGGACCTGCTGTTCGTGATCTGCCGCGTGCTGGCGCGTGCCGGCGGCCACGGCGAGGTGATCTGGCAGCACGAGCGCCGCCCGCGCGGCTGA
- the rsmA gene encoding 16S rRNA (adenine(1518)-N(6)/adenine(1519)-N(6))-dimethyltransferase RsmA: MNARPKKSFGQHFLHEKRYIERIVGAIAPKAGDRVVEIGPGEGALTLPLLTAAGQLVAIELDTDLIPALQARANTVGMLEIVHADVLKVDFTALAQRLGVPRVRLAGNLPYYISSPILFHCVDHAAAIQDMHFMLQKEVVDRMAAAPGSKVYGRLSVMLQLACWVEPLFTVPPGAFRPPPKVDSAVVRLVPLAAHERHDADPDRVHAIVKAAFAQRRKTLANGLKNLLDSDAIASAGVDPKARAETLAPGDFVRLAKLPA, encoded by the coding sequence ATGAACGCCCGCCCCAAGAAAAGCTTCGGCCAGCACTTCCTGCACGAAAAGCGCTACATCGAGCGCATCGTCGGCGCGATCGCGCCCAAGGCGGGCGATCGCGTCGTTGAGATCGGCCCGGGCGAAGGCGCGCTTACGCTGCCGCTGCTGACCGCCGCGGGCCAGCTCGTCGCGATCGAACTGGACACCGACCTCATTCCCGCTCTTCAGGCGCGCGCAAACACCGTGGGCATGCTGGAAATCGTCCATGCCGACGTGCTCAAGGTGGACTTCACCGCACTGGCGCAGCGTCTGGGCGTGCCGCGGGTACGCCTGGCCGGCAACCTTCCCTACTACATTTCCAGCCCGATCCTGTTCCATTGCGTCGACCACGCCGCCGCGATCCAGGACATGCATTTCATGCTGCAGAAGGAAGTGGTCGATCGCATGGCGGCGGCGCCCGGCAGCAAGGTCTATGGCCGTCTGTCGGTGATGCTGCAGCTGGCTTGCTGGGTCGAGCCGCTGTTCACGGTGCCACCGGGCGCGTTCCGCCCGCCGCCGAAGGTGGATTCGGCGGTCGTGCGGCTGGTGCCGCTGGCCGCGCACGAGCGCCACGACGCCGATCCCGATCGCGTGCACGCGATCGTCAAGGCCGCCTTCGCGCAGCGGCGCAAGACCCTCGCCAATGGGTTGAAGAACCTGCTCGACAGCGATGCCATTGCCAGCGCGGGAGTCGATCCGAAGGCGCGCGCCGAGACTCTCGCGCCCGGCGACTTCGTGCGCCTGGCAAAGCTTCCCGCCTGA
- a CDS encoding histone deacetylase family protein: MRLYTHPACLQHDPGPGHPESPVRLHAILAALDRDRFATLDRIEAPRASIDALERVHDPAYVARILASAPVDGVVRLDEDTLMSPASAEAALRAAGAVATAVDAVLNERASRAFCAVRPPGHHATADQAMGFCLFNNVAVGAAHALAEHGLERVAIADFDVHHGNGTQDIFAREPRVLFVSSHQSPLYPGTGGADETGVGNLLNVPLPPQTGSRAFREIWEERLLPRLDAFRPQLLLVSAGFDAHRADPLAQWQLDADDYAWLTAQLVDIARLHAGGRVVSTLEGGYDLDALATSAAAHVAALMS, translated from the coding sequence CTGCGGCTCTATACCCATCCTGCCTGCCTGCAGCACGACCCCGGTCCTGGCCATCCCGAATCTCCCGTGCGCCTGCACGCCATCCTGGCGGCGCTCGACCGCGACCGTTTTGCCACGCTGGACCGCATCGAGGCGCCACGCGCCAGCATCGATGCGCTCGAGCGCGTGCACGATCCGGCGTACGTGGCGCGCATCCTCGCCAGCGCGCCGGTCGATGGCGTCGTGCGGCTGGACGAAGACACGCTGATGTCGCCCGCCTCGGCCGAAGCCGCGCTGCGCGCTGCCGGCGCCGTCGCCACCGCGGTCGATGCCGTGCTCAACGAACGTGCCAGCCGAGCGTTCTGCGCCGTGCGCCCGCCCGGCCATCACGCCACGGCCGACCAGGCGATGGGCTTCTGCCTGTTCAACAACGTCGCGGTCGGCGCCGCGCACGCGTTGGCGGAACATGGCCTGGAGCGCGTGGCGATCGCCGACTTCGACGTGCACCACGGCAACGGCACCCAGGACATCTTCGCGCGCGAGCCGCGCGTGCTCTTCGTCTCCAGCCACCAGTCGCCGCTCTACCCCGGAACCGGCGGGGCGGATGAAACCGGCGTAGGCAACCTGCTCAATGTCCCCCTGCCGCCGCAGACCGGCTCGCGGGCTTTCCGGGAAATCTGGGAGGAACGGCTGCTGCCGCGGCTGGACGCCTTCCGCCCGCAACTGCTGCTGGTCTCGGCCGGCTTCGACGCCCACCGCGCCGACCCGCTCGCGCAGTGGCAGCTGGACGCCGACGACTATGCGTGGCTGACCGCGCAACTGGTGGACATCGCCCGTCTGCACGCGGGCGGCCGCGTCGTTTCCACCCTCGAGGGCGGCTACGACCTCGACGCCCTGGCCACCAGCGCCGCCGCGCACGTCGCGGCGTTGATGAGCTGA